The following DNA comes from Amycolatopsis albispora.
TTCGTGCGGGCAGCGCTGGAGCGGCTCACCGCGGAAAACCTCGACCGGGTGGTGGCGATCGTCGAGCTGGCCGAGGAAGTCAAGGGGTACGAGAAGATCAAGCTCGCCACCATCGAACGTTTCCGGGCGAAAGCCGCCGAAGCCCTGGGTGCCCTCTGAAATTCGAGCGCGCTACTTGAGTATGCCGTGGGGGCATGGTTTCCACTGGACCCGTTGACGGAGATCAATCGGGCTGGTTGAAGCAAAGGGGCGGTACATGTCCAGGAGATTGCGGTTCGCCGTGGTGGTTCCCGCGGTCGTGGGTGGCTTGCTCGCGGGACTGACTCCCGCGCTGGCGAACCCCGGCGCGTTGAACACCACCGGCATCCCGGCGCGCTACGCCGAACAGGAACTGGACTGGCGCCAGTGCACCGCCGAGGATGTGCCGGATCAGCCCGACACGGCGAAAGTCCTGGAGTGCGCGACGTTCGCGACCCCGCGTGACTGGGAGCGCCCGGACGACCGGCAGGACCTGACGATCGCGATCAGCAGGCTGAAATCCACCGGTGGGACAACGGCGTCCGTGCTCACCAACCCGGGTGGCCCCGGCGGGCCGGGCCGCTCGTTCCCCGCCTCGCTGAGCCAGCAGGCCAAGCTGCGTGAGCACCAGGAGATCATCGGCATCGACACCCGCGGCACCGGCCGGAGCACGAACATCTCGTGTGGCGGAGCGGGCCAAGGTGCTGTTCACGACCCGCGCGATCGCGACCCGCGCAATCTGGACCTGCTCCTGGACTCGCTGGAACTCACCACGAAAACCTGCGAGCGCACGTCGGGCGAACTCGTCGAGTTCGTCGACACCTTCCACAACACCAAGGACCTGGACCTGCTGCGGGTCCTGCTCGGCCGGGAGAAGATCAACTGGATCGGGTACTCGGCGGGCACCTGGCTCGGCGCGCACTACGCGCAGCGGTTCCCCGAGCGCGTCGGCCGGTTCGTGCTGGACTCCTCGGTGGACTTCACCTCGGGCTGGGCGACGTCGTTCGACATGCAGCCGATGGGGTACGAACGCCGCTGGCGGCAGGACTTCCTGCCGTGGGCCGCGGCCCACGACAACCGGTACGGGCTCGGTGTCACCGGCGAGCAGGTCCGGCAGACCTTCGAGGCGGTCCGGTACGCGCTGACCCGCAATCCGGTCGAGGTCGACGGCGCGAAGGTCGGTCCGGGTGAGCTGGACAGCCGGTTCCTCGGCCTGCTCAAGAGCAAGCACGCCTTCCCCGGCCTGGCCGACTTCCTCGCCCAGCTCAAGACGCTGACCGCGAACGACGCACCGGAAGAAGCCAAGGCGCGGGCCAGGGCGGCGATCGCCGCCGCGCCGGCCGAGCCGGACCCGCTCGACGCCATGCTCGCCGTGCTGACCGCCGTCAGGTGCAACGACGCCCCCGAGCACGGCGACCGGAAGTCGGTGATCCGGCGGTCGCAGAAGTTCCTCGACCAGGGCAACCTGCTGGCCGGTGGGTACTGGATGTTCATCCAGAACTGCATCTTCTGGGAGAACCAGCCCCGCCCACTGCCCACAATGGACGGTAAGGGCGTGCCGCCGGTGGTGCTGGTCCAGTCGGTGAACGACCCCGCCACACCCATCGAGGGCGCCCGCAAGGCCCACGCCGGGTTCGCGAACTCCCGGCTGCTGACCGTCACCGGAGAAGGTGACCACGGCATCTACGGGTACGGCAACGCGGCCGTGGACAAGGTGGTCGACGCCTACCTGGTCGACGGTGTGGTCCCGGAGGACCAGAGCCTGCCCGGCATGCCGCCGCCCGACCCGTCCTGACCGGTATGCGCCAGGACCGGCGCACCCATCACTGAGTGCGGGCGGGGGCCAGGCGCCCCCGCCCGCGGTGAACGGTGGATCAGATCGCCTGGACGTCGGCCAGGAGGTTGTTGACGATCTGGAGGTTCGCCTCCTCGTTCGCGGCGGCGTTGTTCGCGACCCAGCGAAGGTCCTCGCCGTACTGCCGCAGTCGCTCGACAGCGGTGCGGTGCTTGTCGACGGCTTCCTGTCCCAGCTCGCGCACCCGGCTGGCGAACCGCTCCCGTGCCGTGGCGACCTCGGGGAAAACGCTCGACGGGGTGGCCCAGTCCGCGCTCGCCAAGGTGTCGACCGCCGACTGGTACACGGTGCAGTTCGTGGTCAGGTCGGCGACCTTCGTGTCCAGCCAGCGGGTCACGCCGTCGTTGAGGTGCGCGGGAACGATCTCCCGCCGGGTCGGCGGCATGTCCTTGATCGACTCGTCGCGCTCGGGCGGGTTCGCCAGGTGGCCGTCTCGAACGGCGGCGACCCTGGTCTCCATGCTTTCGCGGATGCTGTCGATGTCCTGGGCGAATCGCCGCATGTGCGCCCGCACCTGCGTGTCGGCGGCCATCACAAAATCGGCCCAGCGACCGGGGTCCTGAACCTGGAGGTCCGCGGGGACCTGCCGTTTGGCGTACTCGGTCGCCCCGGCCACCGCCGCGGCCAGTGCCAGCGACACCACCTGCCCCCAGCCGGGGACGAGCTTTCCCGCCACGGCCCCCACGCTCGCGACGGCCACGACCTTCCAGACGAAGCCGGAAACGGACGAACCGTCCGGGGCTTCATGCTTGTTCTGAAAGCCTTCGACCAATTGCCTGACCGCGTCGTCCAGCCCTCGGCGGAATTGGAGATACGACGCCTGGTAAGCGACCAGTCCTTCGGCCAGCACCAGGAAGACGTTCTCGTTGCCGACCGCGAACCTGGCCCACGCCTTCTCCCAGTCGTGGGCCTTGTCGTTGCCCGGCTCGACCCAGCCCTTGCGCATCTCCATGAAGTCGGTGATCAGCGGCAGCAACATTTCGTACTCGGTGTCGCTGGTCCGGCCCGCTTCGCGGTCGGTCGACGTCGCGCCGCTGCCCGAAACGAGGTAACCGTTGCTGAATCCGTTGTAGGCAGGCTCGATAACATCCGGAGAACTGCTGGCGAACACGAGTGGTGCGTTGTAGATCGCTTGGGGGTCGACGCCGTCGAGGACCGAGGTGAGGGTCCAGGTTTCGAACGGATGCGACTCCGCGGACTTGTCGGTGGTGCGTTTGTTGACTTCCTGCTCACTGGAGCCGCTGCGCGTGTCCTCGATTTTCCAGCGAGCCGGGCCGTTGTGCTCGTGCGGGTTGAGCAGGTATTCGTACCAGGCGCAGTAGTCCGCCATGGTCACTTTCAGCTGGTCGTTGTCGCCCTCGTCCCGCGGCCTGGCGGCGGGCGGGGCGTCGTGCTTCGGCGGGTATCCCGGCGGTGGAGCCATGGGAATCGTGACCTTTCCGGATCTGCCTCGCGGCCGTTCGTCCGCGAATGCCGTCGATGTCGCGGGCAACCGAGTCGTTGCCCGTCCCACTGTCGGCGGACGGCGGCGGCCAGCTCGAGGACATCGACCGGACATCGCTGGCCGTATGCCTTCACCAGCGGAAACGCTCCACAATGGCCGCTGGGCCACCGCGTGGTGGCGAGGGCGGCCACGCGGCGGTGCCTCGACAGCCATCCACCGGACTTGCGCGGCCCGTGCCGACCGCAACCTGCCCGGCCGCCGCCGTTCAGGTGACCAGGCCTTCGCTGATGGCGAGCTGGCACACGGCGGCGATGCGGATGGTGAACCAGTCCATGCCGGTGTCGTGGACGCGGGTCAGGGGCAGGGTGTCGCCGGGGATGTTCGTGCCGACGTAGTCCACGGCGCAGCTGAGCACGTGCAGGTAGAGGGTGAGGGTGGCGCGGTCCGCCGGCGCGCCCGCGCCCGCCAGTTCGGCGCGCACCTGGTCCTGGTGGTGGTCGAGCACGGCGGAGCCCCAGGAGTGCGCCTTCAGGCCCGCGATGGTGGTGCGGACCGGCCCGGCCACCCAGGTCTCCAGCGGTACCGGCTCGCCCATGGTCACGTTGTCCTCTCGCCGTCCGGTAGCCGCCTGGCGGCAGGCGGCACTCGGCCGCTGACCTGCGGGTCTGCCCGGGGATGGGATATTCGCCTTCCTGCCGGGCAGTAAATCTATGGTGGCGGAGGTAGACATTCAACGCCGGGTAGGTGTAATGTTCTCCTCGTACGGAGAGAGACAAGGTCAGATGGCGCGGGAGAGGACGTAACTGCCCGCGAGTCAGATCCAGGCGGCCGAGCCGGCCGCCGCAAGACGCGGGTGGCGCAAGAGCACCCGTGAAGTGCAGTGAAGTCAGTTCGCAGTATGCAGTGAAGAAGACGGCCGGATGCGGAGCCGGGCACGTGGGTTCCGCATCCGGCCAGCGATATCAGGCGTGCTGGGACCGATCTCGGTAAGGGGTTCCAGCCGGTGGTATTCGCAGCTGTTCGAGGCAAGACAGTTCCAGGCAAGACGGAGAAACACGAAAGAAGGGATAGGGCACATCATTGGATCGCCCGCCGCGGCTGGGCAGTAGTGCCGCGCGGGTACCGCAGTCCCATCGGATTGGAAGGTGGTTCTCGGTTACGACTCAGCGATCCCCGCACGGTCCGCTCTGTGACCGGATGCGGGTACGGTAGTCCGGCCATTGTGCCGGTGGACAATGATGAAACCCAAACCCCTGGGACCCCGGGTGCCGTGCACGGCGCCCGGGGTCTCTTGTGATGTGGAGGTGGAATGATCCCTGACCAGCAC
Coding sequences within:
- a CDS encoding alpha/beta hydrolase, giving the protein MSRRLRFAVVVPAVVGGLLAGLTPALANPGALNTTGIPARYAEQELDWRQCTAEDVPDQPDTAKVLECATFATPRDWERPDDRQDLTIAISRLKSTGGTTASVLTNPGGPGGPGRSFPASLSQQAKLREHQEIIGIDTRGTGRSTNISCGGAGQGAVHDPRDRDPRNLDLLLDSLELTTKTCERTSGELVEFVDTFHNTKDLDLLRVLLGREKINWIGYSAGTWLGAHYAQRFPERVGRFVLDSSVDFTSGWATSFDMQPMGYERRWRQDFLPWAAAHDNRYGLGVTGEQVRQTFEAVRYALTRNPVEVDGAKVGPGELDSRFLGLLKSKHAFPGLADFLAQLKTLTANDAPEEAKARARAAIAAAPAEPDPLDAMLAVLTAVRCNDAPEHGDRKSVIRRSQKFLDQGNLLAGGYWMFIQNCIFWENQPRPLPTMDGKGVPPVVLVQSVNDPATPIEGARKAHAGFANSRLLTVTGEGDHGIYGYGNAAVDKVVDAYLVDGVVPEDQSLPGMPPPDPS
- a CDS encoding DUF6401 family natural product biosynthesis protein, which codes for MGEPVPLETWVAGPVRTTIAGLKAHSWGSAVLDHHQDQVRAELAGAGAPADRATLTLYLHVLSCAVDYVGTNIPGDTLPLTRVHDTGMDWFTIRIAAVCQLAISEGLVT